The proteins below are encoded in one region of Rhinolophus sinicus isolate RSC01 linkage group LG07, ASM3656204v1, whole genome shotgun sequence:
- the PPRC1 gene encoding peroxisome proliferator-activated receptor gamma coactivator-related protein 1 isoform X1 yields MAARRGRRDRVVPPPTGGPGPDPGGGVRGSSRGSRSQAPYGTVGTVSGGEQVLLHEEVDNSGFVSLSRLGPCLKDKDLEMEELMLQDETLLGTMQSYMDASLISLIEDFGGLGESRLSLEDQNEMSLLTALTEILDNADSENLSPFDSIPDSELLVSPREGSSLHKLLTLSRTPSERDLITPVDPLGPSTGSSRVSGVEMSLADPPWDFSPPSFVETSSPKLPSWRPPRSRPRRGQSPSPQQRSDGEEEEEVASFSGQMLAGEHDNSMSGIPDFPMHLACPEEEDKTAAAEMAVRAAGDESISSLSELVRAMHPYCLPNLTHLTSLENELQEQLDDLTLPEDCMVLEIVGQAATAGNDLEIPVVVRQIPAGPQPVLLDDLLEASPALQLLMPTLESETEAAMSKEALCPEKEGLSLDSEEKLESACLLEPREVVEPAAPRGPQNPPGNAVLSSQRARKGRRKKVKEQPAACTEGYARRLRSSSRGHPTVTTEVTSQEGTLPQQELQREVGPPRGRGKPRAWARAWAATVEKPSPGNLKSSAGQASPAKEGPLDLCPNLGDTIETNSLSLVDSARADPMPLDSVEAGPTAVAPVPAHPVPGDLALVDFPSANTELDDHLPADPVLTEPVRADLAATDRAVVVPISGDLPLVDSVSANPAPVDSVSNDLAPVNPVLVKSRPTDPRRAAVSSAQGSPAPQFLLESESLDSPKAIISEVKEVVGPLKVESGTTATTQEARPRPLSLSEYRRRRQQRQAEAEERSSQPPAGKWPSLPETPTGLADIPCLVMPPAPAKKTALQRSPETPSEACFVSGGPSPASSPEPPASKPMASTPTEQVSSQEMPLPARPPPPTVQSIPPTIPTALPFPPGGLGMTPMLPLSASGQGVTGQPPPPLHPPSLPMSVGPVPPDPYTHYAPMPPWPCYPSVSPSGYPCLPPPSAVPLVSGTPGSYAVPPTYNVPWVSPPAPVPPYSSSCTYGPLGWGPGLQRPPFWPTVPPPPLPLASVGRAVPPPTVDPSGIPAGPPESVLPVPMAAPLSLGSAGQGTPQIEPTKVEVKPVPASPQLKHKVSSPVQSPQNKAPPCLYAEKVAVQEPASESLKLDTQENRSREEPPSPVAKAVPTPTPRQSTVTKLPAVHPARVRKLSFLPTPRTQGPEDVVQAFISEIGIEASDLSSLLEQFEKSEAKKECPPPAPADSLAVGNSGSVDPPQEKRPLDRLQAPELANVAGLTPPATPPHQLWKPLAAVSLLAKAKSPKSTAQEGTLKPEGVTEAKHPAAARLQEGVHGPSPVHVGSGDHDYCVRSRTPPKKVPALVFPEAGSRWNVKRHQDITIKPVLSLGPAAPLPSRTAASQEPLDHRTSNEQADSLVSCLAPSALLSPEASPCRNDANTRTPPEASAKQRSMRCYRKACRSASPPSRGWQGHRGRSSSVSSGSHRTSEASSSSSSSSSSSRSRSRSLSPPHKRWRRSSCSSSGRSGRCSSSSSSSSSSSSSSSSRSRSRSPSPRRRSDRRRRYSSYRSHDHYQRQRVLQKERAIEERRVVFIGKIPGRMTRSELKQRFSVFGEIEECTIHFRVQGDNYGFVTYRYAEEAFAAIESGHKLRQADEQPFDLCFGGRRQFCKRSYSDLDSNWEDFDPAPVKSKFDSLDFDTLLKQAQKNLRR; encoded by the exons ATGGCGGCGCGCCGGGGACGGAGAGATCGAGTCGTGCCGCCTCCGACTGGTGGCCCCGGCCCCGACCCTGGCGGTGGAGTCCGCGGCAGCAGTAGGGGGAGTCGGAGCCAAGCGCCATATGGGACTGTGGGCACTGTGAGCGGCGGGGAGCAG GTGCTGCTGCATGAAGAGGTGGATAATTCTGGCTTTGTCAGTCTGTCTCGGCTGGGCCCCTGCCTGAAGGACAAGGACCTGGAGATGGAGGAGCTAATGCTGCAGGATGAGACCCTGCTGGGGACCATGCAGAGCTACATGGACGCCTCCCTCATCTCTCTCATCGAGGACTTTGGGGGCCTTGGGGAG AGCAGGTTATCTCTGGAGGACCAGAATGAAATGTCACTGCTCACAGCTCTGACGGAGATCTTGGACAATGCAGATTCTGAGAACCTGTCTCCATTTGACAGCATTCCTGACTCGGAGCTACTTGTGTCACCTCGGGAGGGCTCCTCT CTGCACAAGCTGCTCACTCTCTCTCGGACACCCTCAGAACGTGACCTCATCACTCCAGTTGACCCACTGGGTCCCAGCACAGGCAGTAGTAGAGTGAGTGGG GTTGAGATGTCTCTCGCAGATCCCCCTTGGGACTTCTCCCCCCCCTCCTTCGTGGAGACCTCTTCCCCCAAACTTCCTAGCTGGAGACCCCCAAGATCCAGACCCCGCAGGGGCCAATCCCCTTCTCCCCAGCAGCGTAGTgatggggaagaagaggaggaggtggcCAGCTTCAGTGGCCAGATGCTTGCTGGGGAGCATGACAACTCCATGAGCGGCATCCCAGATTTCCCCATGCACCTGGCCTGCCCCGAGGAGGAAGataaaacagcagcagcagagatGGCCGTACGGGCAGCTGGTGACGAGAGCATCTCTTCCCTGAGTGAGCTGGTGCGGGCCATGCACCCGTATTGCCTGCCCAACCTGACCCACCTGACATCCCTCGAGAATGAGCTTCAGGAGCAGCTGGATGATTTGACACTGCCTGAGGATTGTATGGTGCTAGAGATTGTGGGCCAGGCAGCTACAGCTGGCAATGACCTGGAGATTCCAGTTGTGGTGCGGCAGATACCTGCTGGACCCCAGCCTGTGCTCCTAGATGACTTGCTAGAGGCCAGTCCGGCTTTGCAGCTGCTCATGCCTACACTAGAGTCAGAGACAGAGGCTGCTATGTCCAAGGAAGCCCTATGCCCTGAGAAAGAGGGGTTGTCACTGGATTCAGAGGAAAAGCTGGAGTCAGCCTGCTTGTTGGAGCCCAGGGAGGTTGTGGAGCCAGCGGCACCCAGGGGGCCTCAGAACCCACCAGGCAACGCAGTGCTGAGTTCCCAGAGAGCTCGAAAGGGCAGGAGAAAGAAGGTCAAGGAACAGCCAGCAGCCTGTACAGAAGGCTATGCCAGGAGGCTGAGGTCATCCTCTCGTGGGCACCCTACAGTGACTACAGAGGTGACCTCTCAGGAAGGTACCTTGCCTCAGCAGGAACTTCAAAGAGAGGTGGGGCCGCCTCGTGGTAGAGGGAAGCCCCGGGCTTGGGCTCGGGCCTGGGCAGCTACGGTGGAGAAACCTAGCCCTGGGAACTTGAAGAGTAGTGCTGGACAAGCTAGTCCTGCTAAAGAAGGTCCTCTAGACCTGTGCCCCAACCTGGGTGACACCATTGAAACCAACTCTCTCTCATTGGTTGACTCTGCTCGAGCCGACCCCATGCCACTCGACTCCGTGGAAGCTGGTCCCACTGCAGTTGCTCCTGTTCCAGCTCACCCTGTACCTGGTGACCTTGCACTGGTCGACTTTCCTTCAGCTAACACAGAGCTGGATGACCATCTCCCAGCTGACCCAGTGCTCACTGAGCCAGTCCGAGCTGACTTGGCAGCAACTGACCGTGCAGTAGTTGTTCCTATCTCAGGTGACTTGCCACTAGTTGACTCTGTCTCGGCCAACCCAGCACCAGTTGACTCTGTTTCCAATGATCTGGCTCCAGTTAACCCTGTGCTAGTTAAGTCTAGGCCAACTGATCCCAGACGTGCCGCAGTGTCGTCAGCCCAGGGGAGTCCAGCCCCCCAGTTCCTTCTGGAGTCAGAGTCCTTGGACTCCCCAAAGGCCATCATTTCTGAAGTCAAAGAGGTTGTGGGTCCTCTGAAAGTAGAAAGTGGTACCACTGCCACAACCCAGGAAGCCAGACCTCGGCCTCTTAGTCTGTCCGAATATCGGCGACGAAGGCAGCAGCGCCAagcagaggcagaagaaaggagtTCGCAGCCCCCAGCTGGGAAGTGGCCTAGCCTCCCAGAGACCCCCACAGGGCTGGCAGACATCCCTTGTCTTGTCATGCCACCAGCCCCAGCCAAAAAGACAGCTCTACAGAGAAGCCCTGAGACTCCTTCGGAGGCTTGCTTTGTGTCTGGGGGTCCCAGCCCTGCTTCTAGTCCTGAGCCACCAGCAAGCAAACCTATGGCCTCAACTCCCACTGAGCAGGTGTCATCCCAAGAGATGCCACTGCCGGCAAGACCTCCACCTCCGACTGTACAGTCCATACCCCCTACAATACCCACTGCTCTGCCTTTTCCACCAGGTGGGCTGGGCATGACCCCTATGTTGCCCCTTTCCGCAAGTGGGCAAGGGGTCACAGGTCAGCCCCCACCACCCTTGCACCCTCCTAGTCTTCCTATGTCTGTGGGCCCAGTGCCACCTGATCCCTATACTCACTATGCCCCCATGCCACCCTGGCCTTGTTATCCCTCAGTGTCCCCTTCTGGCTATCCTTGCCTGCCCCCCCCATCAGCGGTGCCCCTAGTGTCTGGTACTCCTGGCTCCTATGCTGTTCCCCCCACTTACAATGTGCCTTGGGTATCCCCTCCTGCCCCAGTCCCACCTTATAGCTCTAGCTGTACTTATGGGCCCTTGGGTTGGGGTCCAGGGCTGCAACGCCCTCCATTCTGGCCTACTGTGCCCCCACCTCCTTTGCCTCTAGCCTCTGTTGGGAGAGCTGTTCCCCCACCCACGGTGGATCCCAGTGGCATCCCAGCTGGCCCTCCTGAAAGTGTGCTTCCTGTGCCGATGGCTGCTCCCCTCAGTCTTGGGTCGGCTGGCCAGGGAACTCCACAGATAGAGCCCACCAAGGTGGAGGTTAAGCCAGTGCCTGCATCTCCCCAGCTGAAACACAAGGTGTCCTCCCCAGTTCAGAGCCCCCAGAATAAGGCTCCACCATGTTTGTATGCTGAGAAAGTGGCTGTTCAGGAGCCTGCATCAGAGAGTCTAAAACTTGACACCCAGGAGAATAGGTCCCGGGAGGAGCCCCCCTCTCCTGTTGCCAAGGCTGTTCCCACACCCACACCACGGCAGAGCACTGTCACCAAGTTGCCTGCTGTCCACCCAGCCCGTGTAAGGAAACTCTCCTTCCTGCCTACCCCACGTACCCAGGGTCCTGAGGATGTGGTGCAGGCTTTCATCAGTGAGATTG GAATTGAGGCGTCAGACCTGTCCAGTCTGCTGGAGCAGTTTGAGAAATCAGAAG CCAAAAAGGAGTGTCCTCCCCCGGCTCCTGCTGACAGCTTGGCTGTAGGAAATTCAGG CAGCGTTGACCCTCCCCAGGAGAAGAGGCCCCTAGACCGGTTACAAGCCCCAGAACTGGCCAACGTGGCAG gGCTCACCCCTCCAGCTACCCCTCCCCACCAGTTATGGAAGCCCTTGGCTGCTGTTTCACTGCTGGCCAAAGCCAAATCTCCTAAGTCCACCGCCCAGGAGGGAACCCTGAAGCCTGAAGGAGTTACAGAGGCCAAACATCCAGCTGCAGCCCGCCTCCAAGAAGGGGTCCATGGCCCTAGTCCAGTCCATGTGGGCTCTGGGGACCATGACTATTGTGTCCGGAGCAGGACACCCCCAAAAAAGGTGCCTGCCTTAGTCTTTCCAGAGGCAGGCTCCCGATGGAATGTCAAACGCCATCAGGATATCACCATCAAACCTGTCTTGTCCCTGGGCCCAGCTGCCCCCCTGCCCTCACGCACAGCTGCCTCCCAGGAGCCACTTGATCACAGGACTAGCAATGAGCAGGCAGATTCCCTGGTCTCTTGCCTTGCCCCATCTGCCTTGCTGTCCCCTGAGGCCTCACCCTGCCGGAATGACGCGAACACTAGGACTCCCCCCGAGGCCTCAGCCAAGCAGCGGTCAATGCGCTGTTATCGAAAAGCCTGCAGGTCAGCCAGCCCCCCAAGCAGGGGCTGGCAGGGCCACCGTGGCCGCAGCAGTTCTGTCAGCTCTGGGTCCCACCGGACCAGTGAAGCATCTTCCTCCTCATCCTCATCGTCGTCTTCATCCCGGTCCCGGTCCAggtccctctcccctccacacaAGAGGTGGCGAAG gtccagttgcagttccTCTGGACGTTCCGGAAgatgttcttcctcttcttcatcttcctcatcttcctcatcCTCATCTAGTTCCCGAAGCCGGTCCCGTTCCCCATCCCCCCGCCGGAGAAGTGACAGGAGGCGGCG GTACAGCTCTTATCGTTCACACGACCATTACCAAAGGCAAAGAGTGCTGCAGAAGGAGCGTGCAATA GAGGAGAGAAGAGTGGTCTTCATTGGGAAAATACCTGGCCGCATGACTCGGTCAGAGCTGAAACAGAGGTTCTCTGTTTTTGGAGAGATTGAAGAGTGCACCATCCACTTCCGTGTCCAAGG TGACAACTATGGCTTCGTCACTTACCGCTATGCTGAGGAGGCATTTGCAGCCATCGAGAGTGGCCACAAGCTGAGGCAGGCAGATGAGCAGCCCTTTGATCTTTGCTTTGGGGGCCGCAGGCAGTTCTGCAAGAGAAGCTATTCTGATCTTG ACTCCAACTGGGAAGACTTTGACCCTGCTCCTGTAAAGAGCAAATTTGATTCTCTTGACTTTGACACATTGTTGAAACAGGCCCAGAAGAACCTCAGGAGGTAA
- the PPRC1 gene encoding peroxisome proliferator-activated receptor gamma coactivator-related protein 1 isoform X4, producing the protein MEELMLQDETLLGTMQSYMDASLISLIEDFGGLGESRLSLEDQNEMSLLTALTEILDNADSENLSPFDSIPDSELLVSPREGSSLHKLLTLSRTPSERDLITPVDPLGPSTGSSRVSGVEMSLADPPWDFSPPSFVETSSPKLPSWRPPRSRPRRGQSPSPQQRSDGEEEEEVASFSGQMLAGEHDNSMSGIPDFPMHLACPEEEDKTAAAEMAVRAAGDESISSLSELVRAMHPYCLPNLTHLTSLENELQEQLDDLTLPEDCMVLEIVGQAATAGNDLEIPVVVRQIPAGPQPVLLDDLLEASPALQLLMPTLESETEAAMSKEALCPEKEGLSLDSEEKLESACLLEPREVVEPAAPRGPQNPPGNAVLSSQRARKGRRKKVKEQPAACTEGYARRLRSSSRGHPTVTTEVTSQEGTLPQQELQREVGPPRGRGKPRAWARAWAATVEKPSPGNLKSSAGQASPAKEGPLDLCPNLGDTIETNSLSLVDSARADPMPLDSVEAGPTAVAPVPAHPVPGDLALVDFPSANTELDDHLPADPVLTEPVRADLAATDRAVVVPISGDLPLVDSVSANPAPVDSVSNDLAPVNPVLVKSRPTDPRRAAVSSAQGSPAPQFLLESESLDSPKAIISEVKEVVGPLKVESGTTATTQEARPRPLSLSEYRRRRQQRQAEAEERSSQPPAGKWPSLPETPTGLADIPCLVMPPAPAKKTALQRSPETPSEACFVSGGPSPASSPEPPASKPMASTPTEQVSSQEMPLPARPPPPTVQSIPPTIPTALPFPPGGLGMTPMLPLSASGQGVTGQPPPPLHPPSLPMSVGPVPPDPYTHYAPMPPWPCYPSVSPSGYPCLPPPSAVPLVSGTPGSYAVPPTYNVPWVSPPAPVPPYSSSCTYGPLGWGPGLQRPPFWPTVPPPPLPLASVGRAVPPPTVDPSGIPAGPPESVLPVPMAAPLSLGSAGQGTPQIEPTKVEVKPVPASPQLKHKVSSPVQSPQNKAPPCLYAEKVAVQEPASESLKLDTQENRSREEPPSPVAKAVPTPTPRQSTVTKLPAVHPARVRKLSFLPTPRTQGPEDVVQAFISEIGIEASDLSSLLEQFEKSEAKKECPPPAPADSLAVGNSGSVDPPQEKRPLDRLQAPELANVAGLTPPATPPHQLWKPLAAVSLLAKAKSPKSTAQEGTLKPEGVTEAKHPAAARLQEGVHGPSPVHVGSGDHDYCVRSRTPPKKVPALVFPEAGSRWNVKRHQDITIKPVLSLGPAAPLPSRTAASQEPLDHRTSNEQADSLVSCLAPSALLSPEASPCRNDANTRTPPEASAKQRSMRCYRKACRSASPPSRGWQGHRGRSSSVSSGSHRTSEASSSSSSSSSSSRSRSRSLSPPHKRWRRSSCSSSGRSGRCSSSSSSSSSSSSSSSSRSRSRSPSPRRRSDRRRRYSSYRSHDHYQRQRVLQKERAIEERRVVFIGKIPGRMTRSELKQRFSVFGEIEECTIHFRVQGDNYGFVTYRYAEEAFAAIESGHKLRQADEQPFDLCFGGRRQFCKRSYSDLDSNWEDFDPAPVKSKFDSLDFDTLLKQAQKNLRR; encoded by the exons ATGGAGGAGCTAATGCTGCAGGATGAGACCCTGCTGGGGACCATGCAGAGCTACATGGACGCCTCCCTCATCTCTCTCATCGAGGACTTTGGGGGCCTTGGGGAG AGCAGGTTATCTCTGGAGGACCAGAATGAAATGTCACTGCTCACAGCTCTGACGGAGATCTTGGACAATGCAGATTCTGAGAACCTGTCTCCATTTGACAGCATTCCTGACTCGGAGCTACTTGTGTCACCTCGGGAGGGCTCCTCT CTGCACAAGCTGCTCACTCTCTCTCGGACACCCTCAGAACGTGACCTCATCACTCCAGTTGACCCACTGGGTCCCAGCACAGGCAGTAGTAGAGTGAGTGGG GTTGAGATGTCTCTCGCAGATCCCCCTTGGGACTTCTCCCCCCCCTCCTTCGTGGAGACCTCTTCCCCCAAACTTCCTAGCTGGAGACCCCCAAGATCCAGACCCCGCAGGGGCCAATCCCCTTCTCCCCAGCAGCGTAGTgatggggaagaagaggaggaggtggcCAGCTTCAGTGGCCAGATGCTTGCTGGGGAGCATGACAACTCCATGAGCGGCATCCCAGATTTCCCCATGCACCTGGCCTGCCCCGAGGAGGAAGataaaacagcagcagcagagatGGCCGTACGGGCAGCTGGTGACGAGAGCATCTCTTCCCTGAGTGAGCTGGTGCGGGCCATGCACCCGTATTGCCTGCCCAACCTGACCCACCTGACATCCCTCGAGAATGAGCTTCAGGAGCAGCTGGATGATTTGACACTGCCTGAGGATTGTATGGTGCTAGAGATTGTGGGCCAGGCAGCTACAGCTGGCAATGACCTGGAGATTCCAGTTGTGGTGCGGCAGATACCTGCTGGACCCCAGCCTGTGCTCCTAGATGACTTGCTAGAGGCCAGTCCGGCTTTGCAGCTGCTCATGCCTACACTAGAGTCAGAGACAGAGGCTGCTATGTCCAAGGAAGCCCTATGCCCTGAGAAAGAGGGGTTGTCACTGGATTCAGAGGAAAAGCTGGAGTCAGCCTGCTTGTTGGAGCCCAGGGAGGTTGTGGAGCCAGCGGCACCCAGGGGGCCTCAGAACCCACCAGGCAACGCAGTGCTGAGTTCCCAGAGAGCTCGAAAGGGCAGGAGAAAGAAGGTCAAGGAACAGCCAGCAGCCTGTACAGAAGGCTATGCCAGGAGGCTGAGGTCATCCTCTCGTGGGCACCCTACAGTGACTACAGAGGTGACCTCTCAGGAAGGTACCTTGCCTCAGCAGGAACTTCAAAGAGAGGTGGGGCCGCCTCGTGGTAGAGGGAAGCCCCGGGCTTGGGCTCGGGCCTGGGCAGCTACGGTGGAGAAACCTAGCCCTGGGAACTTGAAGAGTAGTGCTGGACAAGCTAGTCCTGCTAAAGAAGGTCCTCTAGACCTGTGCCCCAACCTGGGTGACACCATTGAAACCAACTCTCTCTCATTGGTTGACTCTGCTCGAGCCGACCCCATGCCACTCGACTCCGTGGAAGCTGGTCCCACTGCAGTTGCTCCTGTTCCAGCTCACCCTGTACCTGGTGACCTTGCACTGGTCGACTTTCCTTCAGCTAACACAGAGCTGGATGACCATCTCCCAGCTGACCCAGTGCTCACTGAGCCAGTCCGAGCTGACTTGGCAGCAACTGACCGTGCAGTAGTTGTTCCTATCTCAGGTGACTTGCCACTAGTTGACTCTGTCTCGGCCAACCCAGCACCAGTTGACTCTGTTTCCAATGATCTGGCTCCAGTTAACCCTGTGCTAGTTAAGTCTAGGCCAACTGATCCCAGACGTGCCGCAGTGTCGTCAGCCCAGGGGAGTCCAGCCCCCCAGTTCCTTCTGGAGTCAGAGTCCTTGGACTCCCCAAAGGCCATCATTTCTGAAGTCAAAGAGGTTGTGGGTCCTCTGAAAGTAGAAAGTGGTACCACTGCCACAACCCAGGAAGCCAGACCTCGGCCTCTTAGTCTGTCCGAATATCGGCGACGAAGGCAGCAGCGCCAagcagaggcagaagaaaggagtTCGCAGCCCCCAGCTGGGAAGTGGCCTAGCCTCCCAGAGACCCCCACAGGGCTGGCAGACATCCCTTGTCTTGTCATGCCACCAGCCCCAGCCAAAAAGACAGCTCTACAGAGAAGCCCTGAGACTCCTTCGGAGGCTTGCTTTGTGTCTGGGGGTCCCAGCCCTGCTTCTAGTCCTGAGCCACCAGCAAGCAAACCTATGGCCTCAACTCCCACTGAGCAGGTGTCATCCCAAGAGATGCCACTGCCGGCAAGACCTCCACCTCCGACTGTACAGTCCATACCCCCTACAATACCCACTGCTCTGCCTTTTCCACCAGGTGGGCTGGGCATGACCCCTATGTTGCCCCTTTCCGCAAGTGGGCAAGGGGTCACAGGTCAGCCCCCACCACCCTTGCACCCTCCTAGTCTTCCTATGTCTGTGGGCCCAGTGCCACCTGATCCCTATACTCACTATGCCCCCATGCCACCCTGGCCTTGTTATCCCTCAGTGTCCCCTTCTGGCTATCCTTGCCTGCCCCCCCCATCAGCGGTGCCCCTAGTGTCTGGTACTCCTGGCTCCTATGCTGTTCCCCCCACTTACAATGTGCCTTGGGTATCCCCTCCTGCCCCAGTCCCACCTTATAGCTCTAGCTGTACTTATGGGCCCTTGGGTTGGGGTCCAGGGCTGCAACGCCCTCCATTCTGGCCTACTGTGCCCCCACCTCCTTTGCCTCTAGCCTCTGTTGGGAGAGCTGTTCCCCCACCCACGGTGGATCCCAGTGGCATCCCAGCTGGCCCTCCTGAAAGTGTGCTTCCTGTGCCGATGGCTGCTCCCCTCAGTCTTGGGTCGGCTGGCCAGGGAACTCCACAGATAGAGCCCACCAAGGTGGAGGTTAAGCCAGTGCCTGCATCTCCCCAGCTGAAACACAAGGTGTCCTCCCCAGTTCAGAGCCCCCAGAATAAGGCTCCACCATGTTTGTATGCTGAGAAAGTGGCTGTTCAGGAGCCTGCATCAGAGAGTCTAAAACTTGACACCCAGGAGAATAGGTCCCGGGAGGAGCCCCCCTCTCCTGTTGCCAAGGCTGTTCCCACACCCACACCACGGCAGAGCACTGTCACCAAGTTGCCTGCTGTCCACCCAGCCCGTGTAAGGAAACTCTCCTTCCTGCCTACCCCACGTACCCAGGGTCCTGAGGATGTGGTGCAGGCTTTCATCAGTGAGATTG GAATTGAGGCGTCAGACCTGTCCAGTCTGCTGGAGCAGTTTGAGAAATCAGAAG CCAAAAAGGAGTGTCCTCCCCCGGCTCCTGCTGACAGCTTGGCTGTAGGAAATTCAGG CAGCGTTGACCCTCCCCAGGAGAAGAGGCCCCTAGACCGGTTACAAGCCCCAGAACTGGCCAACGTGGCAG gGCTCACCCCTCCAGCTACCCCTCCCCACCAGTTATGGAAGCCCTTGGCTGCTGTTTCACTGCTGGCCAAAGCCAAATCTCCTAAGTCCACCGCCCAGGAGGGAACCCTGAAGCCTGAAGGAGTTACAGAGGCCAAACATCCAGCTGCAGCCCGCCTCCAAGAAGGGGTCCATGGCCCTAGTCCAGTCCATGTGGGCTCTGGGGACCATGACTATTGTGTCCGGAGCAGGACACCCCCAAAAAAGGTGCCTGCCTTAGTCTTTCCAGAGGCAGGCTCCCGATGGAATGTCAAACGCCATCAGGATATCACCATCAAACCTGTCTTGTCCCTGGGCCCAGCTGCCCCCCTGCCCTCACGCACAGCTGCCTCCCAGGAGCCACTTGATCACAGGACTAGCAATGAGCAGGCAGATTCCCTGGTCTCTTGCCTTGCCCCATCTGCCTTGCTGTCCCCTGAGGCCTCACCCTGCCGGAATGACGCGAACACTAGGACTCCCCCCGAGGCCTCAGCCAAGCAGCGGTCAATGCGCTGTTATCGAAAAGCCTGCAGGTCAGCCAGCCCCCCAAGCAGGGGCTGGCAGGGCCACCGTGGCCGCAGCAGTTCTGTCAGCTCTGGGTCCCACCGGACCAGTGAAGCATCTTCCTCCTCATCCTCATCGTCGTCTTCATCCCGGTCCCGGTCCAggtccctctcccctccacacaAGAGGTGGCGAAG gtccagttgcagttccTCTGGACGTTCCGGAAgatgttcttcctcttcttcatcttcctcatcttcctcatcCTCATCTAGTTCCCGAAGCCGGTCCCGTTCCCCATCCCCCCGCCGGAGAAGTGACAGGAGGCGGCG GTACAGCTCTTATCGTTCACACGACCATTACCAAAGGCAAAGAGTGCTGCAGAAGGAGCGTGCAATA GAGGAGAGAAGAGTGGTCTTCATTGGGAAAATACCTGGCCGCATGACTCGGTCAGAGCTGAAACAGAGGTTCTCTGTTTTTGGAGAGATTGAAGAGTGCACCATCCACTTCCGTGTCCAAGG TGACAACTATGGCTTCGTCACTTACCGCTATGCTGAGGAGGCATTTGCAGCCATCGAGAGTGGCCACAAGCTGAGGCAGGCAGATGAGCAGCCCTTTGATCTTTGCTTTGGGGGCCGCAGGCAGTTCTGCAAGAGAAGCTATTCTGATCTTG ACTCCAACTGGGAAGACTTTGACCCTGCTCCTGTAAAGAGCAAATTTGATTCTCTTGACTTTGACACATTGTTGAAACAGGCCCAGAAGAACCTCAGGAGGTAA